Genomic DNA from Mycolicibacterium helvum:
GTACTGCAGCGGCGGCTGGCCGAGCACCTCGCCGAAGGTTCGCGCGAATGCCGCTCGGGACAGACCCGCGACCGTCGCCAACTCGTCCACGGTCCACGGCCGAGAGGGGTCATCGTGCATGGCCTGCAGCACGTCTCGCAGACGCGGGTCAGCCGCCGCCCGATACCATCGCGGTGCGTTCGGGCTATGCCGGAAGTCAGTGCGAAGAGCCAGTACCAGCAGCACGTCGAGGAGCCGGTCCAGCACCGTTTGCTGCCCGGCTTCGGCGACCGTGAGTTCCCGTGACAGCAAGCTGATGACTTCCCGGAGGGGGTCATCCGCAGCCGAGGACAGAGTCAACACCGGCGGCAGCGCATCGACAACCCCGCCGGCGACGTCGCCGGCGAAACGGTAAGCGCCGCACAGGAACACCGTAGAACCGTGGTCCGGCGACCCGGCGGGCGGTAGCCGCCGACGGAAATAGTCCGGATCCATGCACACGGCGCCGGGCTCATGCGCCAGGTGGTGCGGCACCCCGCCGCGCACCAGGGTGATCTCGCCGGGGATCAGTTCGATCGCCTCGCGCACGTCCTCACGCCACAGCCACGCGCGGCCCCGGATCACCAGGTGCACCGCCAATTCGACCGAACCGCCGAGCAGCAATCCCCACGGCGGTGTCACAACGGTACGGGCGAAGACGGCGCCCGTCGCCCGGGCGCGCATCAGGTGGTCGTACAGCAGGTCCACGAGAATCAGAATGCGCTAGGCGCTCACGGCGAACAAGCCGACGAGACGCTCGCTTAACAAGTCAAGCGGATGAAGCATTGATGCACGCGCAGGCCGGGCGGAACAGTCGAGGCATGATCACCTGGTTCCGCCCACCATGCGCGTCCGGTTCGCCGACCAGGTGGCCGCGCTGCTGGACGCGGCCGTCGGATCCGGGGCCCGGCACGTGACTTTGCTCAGCGCGTACGGCGCGGATCGGGCACCGTCGGTGATCGACCTCGCCGCCGTGGAGAAGCTCGTCGCCGAACTCGGCGTCACACACACGATCCTTCGTCCGGCCTGGGTGATGCAGAACTTCACCGACGAGCACCTCCCCCTGATCGGCGACACGCTCATAGTTCCGAGCGGCGGTGGTGCCGAAGCCTTCGTCGACGCCGACGACATCGCGGCGGTGGCCGTCCGGACGCTGCTGGAACCCGCCGCGCACGACGGCGCCCGCTACCGCCTGACCGGTCCCTCGACACTCACCTTCAAGGAAGTCGCGGGGATCGTCGCCGAAGTCAGCGGCCGACCGGTGACGTATGTCGACGTCGATCAGCAGGCGTGGATCGACGGTGCGGTGGCCGCCGGCGTACCGGCCGACTACGCGGTGATGTTGCAGTGGCTGACCGGCACGATCATCAACGGCGACGGTGCTAGACCCACCGGGGACGTCGAACGAGTGCTTGGGCGCCCGGCCA
This window encodes:
- a CDS encoding NmrA family NAD(P)-binding protein; this encodes MRVRFADQVAALLDAAVGSGARHVTLLSAYGADRAPSVIDLAAVEKLVAELGVTHTILRPAWVMQNFTDEHLPLIGDTLIVPSGGGAEAFVDADDIAAVAVRTLLEPAAHDGARYRLTGPSTLTFKEVAGIVAEVSGRPVTYVDVDQQAWIDGAVAAGVPADYAVMLQWLTGTIINGDGARPTGDVERVLGRPATDFATFARRNATAWTH
- a CDS encoding AraC family transcriptional regulator, giving the protein MDLLYDHLMRARATGAVFARTVVTPPWGLLLGGSVELAVHLVIRGRAWLWREDVREAIELIPGEITLVRGGVPHHLAHEPGAVCMDPDYFRRRLPPAGSPDHGSTVFLCGAYRFAGDVAGGVVDALPPVLTLSSAADDPLREVISLLSRELTVAEAGQQTVLDRLLDVLLVLALRTDFRHSPNAPRWYRAAADPRLRDVLQAMHDDPSRPWTVDELATVAGLSRAAFARTFGEVLGQPPLQYLTDHRMSLARDLLRTNDLGLSGVATRVGYGSPYSFVAAFRRHHGLPPIAWRRQHETEQRVLSAD